The DNA segment gtttgaggctgcagtgagctatgactgtggcactgtactccaacctgggcgacagagtgagaccctgtctccaaaaaaaaccgCAAAATGTTGTGTCCTGCTCAGTGTGATGCATTTAGTAAATGACACGAAGAACTGGACATCAGAACTCTTAATTTTTATATCTAGTGTTCTTTCCTAACATGatccagtgcttttttttttaattggaaatggagtctcactcactccatcactcaagctagagtgcagtggtgccatcttggctcactgcaacctcaggttctcaggttcaagtgattttcctgcctcagactcctgagtagctgggattacagggatgcaccaccatgcccggctaatttttgtatgtttagtagagacggggtttcaccatgttgcctaggctggtctcaaactccctacctcaagtgatcggtccgccttggcctcctgaagtgctgggattacaggtgtgacccaccacacccagccagtccaGTGCTTTTTAGTATAGGTATTGAGGGCTATGCTTTGACTTGAAATTCCTGTTAATGAAAGGGTCTAATTTAGGAGAGTGATGTAAGACCTAAGGATTTGTCTCTAACAGCAGAGCAATAGTTATACAAATGTTCTATTTTCTGAGAGAAGGTTGACTGGCCTTTCCTCCTATTGatacaatttttgatatttctcaCTCTACAGATATCACAATTTCTGGCTGTAGtctctttattattttcacatCAGCTGTCTTCCTTAGGCTTGGCGTGGtgatgcttgtgatcccagctactcaggaggctgaggtacgtggatcacttgagcctgggaggttgaggtgcagtcagctgtgatcacatcattgtgttccagcttgggtgacagaggcgagatgctgtctcaaaaaaaaaaaaaaaaaattcagataagcCCTccgtattttttctttttcagttcgtGTGCAACCAGGGATTGgcacattattatttttagacagggtctcactgtgtcacccatgcTGAGTGCATTGGTgggattatggctcactgcagcctggacctcccaggctcaagcagtcctcccacctcagcctcctgagtagctgggactacaggcgcacaccaccacgctgagCTGGTTTCTTAATtattgtagagacatggtcttgctatgttgcccaggctggtatctaagtgctgggatcacaggcatgagccaccacactcagtccCCCATTGATTTTTGAATCCCAAATAAAATCACCTTAGCAAAACCTTCCTTAAAAGATGTACagttagctggggtggtggctcacgtttgtaatcccaacactttgggaggctgaggtgggtggatcacctgaggtcaggagttggagaccagcctgaccaacatggtgaaactccatctgtactaaaaatacaaaaatcagctgggtgtggtggtgggcacctgtaatcccagctacttggaaggctgaggcaggagaatcacttgaacctggaaggcggaggttgcagtatgccgagatcacgccactgcactccagcctggcgatagagtgggactctgtctcaaaaaaaaaaaaaggtgtacaGTTTGTTCACTTGAGAATTCACTACAGGTTAACTTGTGATTGATTGGAAGTGTCAGCTGTGTATGTAAAGTGGCAGTCAGTTGCTCAAAGGCTTATTTGTCACTCTTATATATGCTTAGAGAGTAGCACAGTGCAGAAGGATACGAGTGTTTAGGAAGCTAGAAAAAGGAGGATTCATGAATTTACCAAATGTTTCagggggtttgtgtgtgtgtgcgtgtgtaagGCAGTGATGAATTCTAGGCTTATGAGAATGTTCATGAAGTTATTGATTGTCTTGTTAGGAATTTTCAACGTCCGGTTCATCTAATACAGACACTGGTAAAGTTACTGGGACCTTGGAGACCAAATACAAGTGGTGTGAGTATGGTCTGACTTTCACAGAAAAGTGGAACACTGATAACACTCTGGGAACAGAAATCGCAATTGAAGACCAggtaacattttgaaaattttagtattaattttattaatttatttttgtatttcaaaaaaagaaaacaaattacttttctttcaaaatagatTTGTCAAGGTTTGAAACTGACATTTGATACTACCTTCTCACCAAACACAGGGTAAGCACAGACATTTTTATCTGTATtacatttaaaagtatttctcttttgtatatttagaaaaggtGTACATTTACTGTTTGATAGCTTATTAAGCTACCTTGTGGTGGTGAAATCTCTgtatctgcttttatttatttatttgagtcttcgctgtgtcacccaggctggagtgcagtggcatcatcttggctcactgcagtctcagcttcctgggttcaagcgattcttctgcatctgcctccctgagtagctgggactacaggtgcgtgccaccacgcccagctaatttttgtatttttagtagaggcggggtttcaccatgttggccaggctgtcctggaactcctgacctcaggtgatctgcccaccttggcctcccaaagtggtgggattacaggcatgagccaccacgcccagccttttttttttttccatattttattttattgtatttattttattttattttattttcatttgggacagagtcttactctgtcacacaggctggagtgcagtggcgcgatctcggctcactgcaacctctgcctcctgggtttaagtgattctcctgcctcagcctcctgagtagctgggatcacaggcatgtgccaccacgcccacctaatttttgtatttttggtagagacagggtttcaccgtgttgatcaggctggtcttgaactcctgacctcgtgatctgcccacctcagcctcccaaagtgctgggattacaggtgtgagccaccgctcccagcctgtttgtttattctctgtcacccaggctggagtgcaatggtgcgatcttggctcactgcaacctctgcctcctgggttcaagcgattctcctgcctcagcctcctgagtagctgggattacaggcatatgccaccgtgcctggctaattttttttgtatttctagtagagacgggatttcaccatgctggccaggctgatcttaaactcctgacctcaggtgatccgcccgcctcagcctcccaaagtgctgagattacaggcgggagccaccatgcctggcccatatctGCTTTTAGAATACTATGGTTGCTATCATTGGCTTGCCTTCAAATATTTGCCTCTTCGTTGTTGCACTAACTTGGGCAATTAATGTGTTTCTAACAGGCTTTTGTGACTGATTGTTTGTTCTGCAAAGCAGTTTTCCTAGATGGCTGTCCAGTAGCTTCATGTGTCCTTGTCTTGTAGTTCATTGAGCTGACTTTTTTACTCCCTGTTATTGTATTGCTGATTTTTACTCCCTGGTCATACTGCAGTTTATTTAAGTCTGTTTTGTGCTCTCTTGTGCAGAAGTGTGTGTAAATTTTTCCCAATGACatcagtttgttctttttccagaaagaaaagtgGTAAAATCAAGTCTTCTTACAAGAGGGAGTGTATAAACCTTGGTTGTGATGTTGACTTTGATTTTGCTGGACCTGCAATCCATGGTTCAGCTGTCTTTGGTTATGAGGGCTGGCTTGCTGGCTACCAGATGACCTTTGACAGTGCCAAATCAAAGCTGACAAGGAATAACTTTGCAGTGGGCTACAGGACTGGGGACTTCCAGCTACACACTAATGTGTAAGTATTTCTTTCATAGGATACTGTGATGTAGGCCCTCAGAGGATGATTTTGATGTCTGTCATCTCTTATTGATCTGGGTGCACCCTAAAGGATTTCtcataacatttaaaaacaaaatcatccTTGGTCATTTCTAGGGTGCCCCTTGAAAGCTTATAGTAGAAGACTGTTAGTCTGACCTTTGGTGCTGAGAGAgtaaatgttcattttatatgGGGTTTAATgtgctttgtatttttacaagAGGCATTATATATTGGCAGACTGCTACCAGTACATtcattttacttaattattttgATGTGTGAGATGCTGACTTGATAGGATTGCCTAAAATGTATGGTGTTTTGTGgttgggcttttttttctttttcttttttctttctttttttgttttggttcagacggagtcttgctctttcgcgatctcggctcactccaacatccgcctcccgggttcaaacaattctcctgcctcaacctcccaagtagttgggactacaggcgtgtgccaccatgcctggctaatttttgtatttttggtagagacggggtttcaccatgctggcaaggctgtctggaactcctgacctcgtgatctcccaaagtgctgggattacaggcgtgagccactgtgcccggctattgttgtttttttgttcgtttgttttaaattatttttatagagatggggtcttgctgtgttgcccaggcttgtctcaaactcctggcctcaagcgatcctcccgcctcagccttccaaagtgttgggattataggcgtgagccacggcatccAGCCTGGTGTTTTTACCTAGCCCAAACTAGATAGATACATGGAAAgtacttaaaatgtttttctttccattgtaaAAATTCATTGGTAAATAACagaagcacaaagaagaaaacctACATTTCTTACAATCATGCCAGCTAGGTATATTAATGTTGTGGTTCAcctttttatatgtgtgtgtatatatatacttatatataaaatacgtaACCAAAAGGCTGTTTGAGAACCTCTTGCATGTTTAATACAGTGTGATAATTCCACTGAATGGATATTCTGTGGTTCATTTTACCAATCCCTGTATGGGTATGGGTTGGGGAAAAAAACCTGTTAAAACTGGCAAGTTTTCAGTGGAACACTAAAGACCCACTTGAGCTGtggttttttatttaaatgtaatgcTACAAATCAGCCTGTGCCTTAGACATTATTACATTGTCTATTCTAGATCtactaatttaaaatatcttatagcAATGATGGGACAGAATTTGGAGGATCAATTTATCAGAAAGTTTGTGAAGATCTTGACACTTCAGTAAACCTTGCTTGGACATCAGGTACCAACTGCACTCGTTTTGGCATTGCAGCTAAATATCAGTTGGATCCCACTGCTTCCATTTCTGTGAGTACTTTTGTGGACTTAGAATGGGGGTTTTGGTTGTGGGAATGAGTCTTTGGGTATACTGAATTATGTTGAAAATTTGAACTGATTTCACACAGTCCCCAGTTTACAGATAGATTAGTTTTAGATTTTGAAATGCACTTTTTTGATGGATACAGTGTTAGACGTTTTATTTccaggccaggctggtggagtTTGTTTAACCTCAAAAGCTGCCGAGTTAATGTTGATGATAACCTTGAGCCATAGGCCTGTCTAAGCCCAGGTATAGCTGGTGTTTGGTCCCTGAGTGGTTCTTACCGTGTCAGAAATAATTGTGCGTTTTTAAGGCTCTCTGTTGTcgaggctggactgcagtggcacactcaCGACTCCCGGCAACCTTGACATCCTGggttcaacctcagcctcctactattcccaactaattttttgatgtttttttgtagagatgggatctccatatgttgcccatcctaggctcaagctatcatcccgtctcagcctcccaaaggaggctgttgggattataggcatgagccactgcacctggctagtaTTTTAATCatcactttgtctttttttttttttttgagatggagtctctgtcgcccgggctggggtgcagtagtgcgatcttggctcactgcaacctccgcctcctgggttcaagcaactcttctgcctcagcctcccgagtagctgagattacaggtgcccgccaccacacctggctaatttttttgtattttttagtaaagatgggatttgttggccagactggtctcaaactcctgaccccaagtgatccacccgcctcagcctcccaaagtgctgggattacaggcatgagacaccacagcTGGCCACCTTCTCCATTTCTAATTGCACTACAGCAATAAAAACCTCAAGATTCATACAGTACACTATTCTGTTACTTACATTGATGTTCTTGGATGTCTGTGGCATTTTAACAGATTTAATGTCAGTGGAAGAAGCTTCTCTCAGCTACTAGGAGTTCATAGTTAAAATGGGAAGGCAGCTTGGGACCCCTGTGTCATTTAATGACTCCTGGGAATTAGTTTGGAAACGTACCTCGCCTTTCCCACTTCAGTAATGTTAGCTGCCACTCCAATTCAGCACTACCCAGAAGCATTGCTTAATGCTCCTTGTGATATTAGGAAGTATATATTTGGTTCTCCTTACCTCTCCTGGCATAGAACTCCTAAAAAATCCTTGGAATCCCCAAAGTATTAAGtatctttttgtatgctaatgagttgACTGGTGGCTGGCCACCTTTAGGTAGCTTCGGGCTGGAGGCTAGTCAGTGGAGAGACCAAGGTGTGATtagagggggtggggagaggggctgtAGGTTAAATTGTTCACCAATGGCTAGTGGTTTAATCAGTCATGCCTGTAATAATGAAGCCTCATGAAAACCCACAAGGACAGAGGTCAGTGAGCTGGGTAGCTGAGGTTACTGGAAGGTGGCATGTCTGGAGAGGGCATTGAAGCTGTGTCCCTTCCTATGTTTTGCACTatacatctcttcatctgtatcctttgtaatatcctttattaAAACTGGTAAATGTAAATAAAGTGTTTCTTGAGTTCTGTGACCTGCTCTAGGAGATTAATTGAACCCAAGAAGGGGCTTGTGTGTAGGGGtaggttgcccctccacacctgtgggtgtttctcgtaaggtagaacgagagacttaggaaagaaaaagacacagagacaaagtatagagaaagaaataaggggacccggggaaccagcgttcagcatatggaggatcccgccagcctctgagttcccttagtatttattgatcattcgtgggtgtttctcAAAGAcagggatgtgtcagggtcacaagacaattgtggggagagggtcagcagacaaacacatgaacaaaggtctttgcatcatagacaatgtaaaggattaagtgctgtgcttttagatatgcatacacataaacatctcaatgctttacaaagcagtattgctgcccgcaggtcccacctccagccctaaggcggtttttccctatctcagtagatggagcatacaattgggttttataccgagacattccattgcccggGGACAGggaggagacagatgccttcctcttgcctcaactgcaagaggcattccttcctcttttactaatcctcctcagcacagaccctttacgggtgtcgggctgggggacagtcaggtctttcccttcccacaaggccatatttcagactatcacatggggagaaaccttggacaatacctggctttcctaggcagaggtcccttcggccttccgcagtttttgtgtccctgggtacttgagattagggagtggtgatgactcttaaggagcatgctgccttcaagcatctgtttaacaaagcacatcttgcaccgcccttaatccattcaactctgagttgacacagcacatgtttcagagagcacggggttgggggtaaggtcacagaatctcaaggcagaagaatttttcttagtacataacaaaatggagtctcctatgtctacttctttctacacagacacagtaacaatctgatctcccttgcttttccccacatttgAACCCAAGAAGAGGCTTGTGGGAACCTCTATTTAGAGCTGCCAGGTCAGAAGCAGAGTTAAAACAACCTGGGGCTTGCagttggcatctgaagtgggaggagggcagtcttgtgggactatAAGCCCTTAACCTGTGGCATCTGATGTCTCCAGGTAGAATTAGAGGACATTTAGCCAGTGTCTGCTGCAGAAATTGCTTGCTTGGTGTGTGAGGAAAGCCCTCACACATGTggtcacagaagcattctgtgttGTGAGAGAATAGTAGGAGAAACTGAGTTGGTTTTTTTCTGTATCCTCAGAATTGATGTCAGGATTGggatttgctagagtggctctaGCTAGAGTGGCTCATCGAAGCATGGTTTAGGAAGAAAAAGGATAAATGGATGGGAAATGAGGAACTTTTGACTCCTGGGTGGTCAGATGGTCACCCCTGCTATGGAGCCACAACTGTGCTGTGCTCAGGTACTTAAAAATTACCAGTGGAATTCAAAGATAGATCCAACTCCAAGGGAGTTGGTTCACTGGGTGCATAAGGAAACGCAaacaataagaaacaaacaaaatatacaatCCCTTGATTATTGTTATTTGTGATAGCTAAAATCAAAGTGAAAGACTGCTGGATTGTACCTTGATGCTAGACCAAGCTCAGGTTTCATTTGGTTTAAGCCTTGGCCACCAGCCTCAAAGCCACCTTGCAAGGGTAAAAAGTACCCCTAAGACCTGTATTTGCTGTATTTTGCCCAGtttggagaaatttaaaaagtcagaagtCAGAGATTACATTGAGAAATGTGATCTGAAATTGCCTGGGGCAGTAGTCAGGCTTATTCATCAAGATAAAGGCTGACAAATGGGGAAGGGTAGATTTCTGTTGGAAAGGCAAAGCAAATATCTCTAATTCTTACTGATCTGTAAcgaaactgattttttttgtaccATGCTCATACTGCCATATGGTAATATTGTTGGCAGATTAAACTCCCTTGTGTAAATAAGTCTTATAATACTGATTGATGATTATATGTATTGTGAAATTGAGTTGAAGCCTCCTCAGGATGTAATACCTATGGAAAGTGACTGGCCTGAGGAGGAACTGGATCTCACTATCAGCTGATTTCCATCCTGAATAGTTCTGCACAAGGTACAAATAACAGTAGATCAAGGGAAAAGAAAGCTGGTACAAGATGATAAAGATGTTTCTAATGGCTTCTGTCAACCTAAAggaagaaactaaggcacaaaatacaattttaaagaatttatttgcACCATAATGAGGACAGCTGCCCAGCAGACTCAGATCCAAGTGGATTTGAGCTCCATTTGGCTCTTGTTACAAACAGGTTTTTAAAGGCCAAAAATTCGGGACAGGATGTGGGCTGATACAAAGTTGTTTGGTAGGAATTCTctttggtttacagaaataacattgattagtgattggctatacattgttCTTTGTATCACAGATTCCAGGAACATGAAGATAATGGGTGAGGGTCACATTGTGCAGTAACACTTTAGATATTTGCCAGCGAGCCTGGAAActacaaggaaggaaaaaaagaacaaagtgttTTTAAACAATTTCTCCTAGGCATGGGGGTGGGTCCTGTGACTAAAGTCTCATTCTcatgtctctctgggcctgataaacTTTGCATACCTCACATTCCTCATACTgctgagctatttttttttctcttcataggaccaagtaggttttttttgttttgttttgttttgagacggagtcatccaggctggagtgcagtggctcactgcaacctccacctcctgggttcaagccattcttgtgcctcagtctcccgagtagctgggattataggtgcccactaccacactcggctaatttttgtatttttagtagagatgaggtttcgccgtgttggccaggctggtctcaaactcctgacctctggtaatccgcccgcctcagcctcccaaagtgctgagattacaggtgtgagccactgcgcccatcctAGTTGCTTCTTTAAACCTATCCCTATCCCACAGTAGCTTCTCCAGATGATAGGCATATTTGTGTTTGTACTCTTGTAGATATGTCTGTTATATAAATGCAACAAGTGTAAACATCCTTGACAGATATATGGACCTTTTTGCTGTAAGGGATCC comes from the Pan troglodytes isolate AG18354 chromosome 8, NHGRI_mPanTro3-v2.0_pri, whole genome shotgun sequence genome and includes:
- the VDAC2 gene encoding voltage-dependent anion-selective channel protein 2 isoform X3 gives rise to the protein MLVIPATQEAEEFSTSGSSNTDTGKVTGTLETKYKWCEYGLTFTEKWNTDNTLGTEIAIEDQICQGLKLTFDTTFSPNTGKKSGKIKSSYKRECINLGCDVDFDFAGPAIHGSAVFGYEGWLAGYQMTFDSAKSKLTRNNFAVGYRTGDFQLHTNVNDGTEFGGSIYQKVCEDLDTSVNLAWTSGTNCTRFGIAAKYQLDPTASISAKVNNSSLIGVGYTQTLRPGVKLTLSALVDGKSINAGGHKVGLALELEA
- the VDAC2 gene encoding voltage-dependent anion-selective channel protein 2 isoform X5, with translation MLVIPATQEAEEFSTSGSSNTDTGKVTGTLETKYKWCEYGLTFTEKWNTDNTLGTEIAIEDQICQGLKLTFDTTFSPNTGKKSGKIKSSYKRECINLGCDVDFDFAGPAIHGSAVFGYEGWLAGYQMTFDSAKSKLTRNNFAVGYRTGDFQLHTNVNDGTEFGGSIYQKVCEDLDTSVNLAWTSGTNCTRFGIAAKYQLDPTASISAKVNNSSLIGVGYTQTLRPDIQTWQPLACVS
- the VDAC2 gene encoding voltage-dependent anion-selective channel protein 2 isoform X1 — encoded protein: MATHGQTCARPMCIPPSYADLGKAARDIFNKGFGFGLVKLDVKTKSCSGVEFSTSGSSNTDTGKVTGTLETKYKWCEYGLTFTEKWNTDNTLGTEIAIEDQICQGLKLTFDTTFSPNTGKKSGKIKSSYKRECINLGCDVDFDFAGPAIHGSAVFGYEGWLAGYQMTFDSAKSKLTRNNFAVGYRTGDFQLHTNVNDGTEFGGSIYQKVCEDLDTSVNLAWTSGTNCTRFGIAAKYQLDPTASISAKVNNSSLIGVGYTQTLRPGVKLTLSALVDGKSINAGGHKVGLALELEA
- the VDAC2 gene encoding voltage-dependent anion-selective channel protein 2 isoform X2: MATHGQTCARPMCIPPSYADLGKAARDIFNKGFGFGLVKLDVKTKSCSGVEFSTSGSSNTDTGKVTGTLETKYKWCEYGLTFTEKWNTDNTLGTEIAIEDQICQGLKLTFDTTFSPNTGKKSGKIKSSYKRECINLGCDVDFDFAGPAIHGSAVFGYEGWLAGYQMTFDSAKSKLTRNNFAVGYRTGDFQLHTNVNDGTEFGGSIYQKVCEDLDTSVNLAWTSGTNCTRFGIAAKYQLDPTASISAKVNNSSLIGVGYTQTLRPDIQTWQPLACVS
- the VDAC2 gene encoding voltage-dependent anion-selective channel protein 2 isoform X6 is translated as MLTLAKLPEIFSTKDLEFSTSGSSNTDTGKVTGTLETKYKWCEYGLTFTEKWNTDNTLGTEIAIEDQICQGLKLTFDTTFSPNTGKKSGKIKSSYKRECINLGCDVDFDFAGPAIHGSAVFGYEGWLAGYQMTFDSAKSKLTRNNFAVGYRTGDFQLHTNVNDGTEFGGSIYQKVCEDLDTSVNLAWTSGTNCTRFGIAAKYQLDPTASISAKVNNSSLIGVGYTQTLRPGVKLTLSALVDGKSINAGGHKVGLALELEA
- the VDAC2 gene encoding voltage-dependent anion-selective channel protein 2 isoform X4; its protein translation is MATHGQTCARPMCIPPSYADLGKAARDIFNKGFGFGLVKLDVKTKSCSGVEFSTSGSSNTDTGKVTGTLETKYKWCEYGLTFTEKWNTDNTLGTEIAIEDQICQGLKLTFDTTFSPNTGKKSGKIKSSYKRECINLGCDVDFDFAGPAIHGSAVFGYEGWLAGYQMTFDSAKSKLTRNNFAVGYRTGDFQLHTNVNDGTEFGGSIYQKVCEDLDTSVNLAWTSGTNCTRFGIAAKYQLDPTASISN